The Ranitomeya imitator isolate aRanImi1 chromosome 8, aRanImi1.pri, whole genome shotgun sequence genome window below encodes:
- the SEC13 gene encoding protein SEC13 homolog isoform X1, with protein sequence MVSVINNVDTSHEDMIHDAQMDYYGIRLATCSSDRSVKIFDVKNGGQILIADLRGHEGPVWQVAWAHPMYGNILASCSYDRKVIIWKEENGTWDKTYEYTGHDSSVNSVCWAPHDFGLMLACGSSDGAISLLTYTGDGPWDVKKISNAHTIGCNAVSWAPSVVPGSLVDQPSGQRPNYIKRFVSGGCDNLVKIWREEDGQWKEDQKLEAHSDWVRDVAWAPSIGLPTSTIASCSQDGRVYIWTCDDPTSNSWTPKLLHKFNDVVWHVSWSITANILAVSGGDNKVTLWKESVDGQWALISDVNKGQGAVSATTDGHQNEQ encoded by the exons GTTTCTGTAATCAACAATGTGGACACCTCCCACGAGGATATGATT CACGATGCTCAGATGGATTATTACGGCATTCGTCTGGCCACCTGCTCCTCCGACCGATCTGTGAAGATCTTTGATGTAAAAAATGGCGGTCAGATCCTGATTGCTGATCTGCGGGG ACACGAGGGGCCGGTGTGGCAGGTGGCCTGGGCTCATCCCATGTACGGAAACATCCTGGCGTCCTGCTCCTATGACCGTAAGGTTATTATATGGAAAGAAGAGAACGGGACCTGGGACAAGACGTACGAGTACACCGGCCACGACTCTTCAG TGAATTCTGTGTGCTGGGCCCCTCATGACTTTGGGCTGATGTTGGCCTGCGGCAGTTCAGATGGCGCCATTTCCCTCCTCACCTATACGGGTGACGGCCCCTGGGACGTAAAAAAAATCAGCAACGCTCACACG ATCGGGTGTAACGCGGTCAGCTGGGCCCCCTCTGTCGTCCCGGGCAGTTTAGTGGATCAGCCGTCTGGGCAGAGGCCAAACTACATCAAGAGGTTTGTCTCCGGGGGATGCGACAACCTGGTAAAGATCTGGAG GGAAGAGGACGGGCAATGGAAGGAAGATCAGAAGCTGGAGGCGCACAGTGACTGGGTGCGGGACGTGGCCTGGGCCCCCTCCATCGGTCTCCCTACCAGCACCATCGCCAGCTGTTCTCAG GACGGCAGAGTTTACATCTGGACTTGTGACGACCCGACCAGTAACAGCTGGACCCCAAAATTGCTGCACAAATTTAACGATGTCGTCTGGCACGTGAGCTGGTCCATCACCGCCAACATCCTGGCCGTGTCTGGGGGCGATAACAAG GTGACCTTGTGGAAGGAGTCGGTGGACGGTCAGTGGGCGCTGATCAGCGATGTCAACAAGGGACAAGGGGCCGTGTCTGCGACGACAGACGGACACCAGAACGAGCAGTGA